From the Musa acuminata AAA Group cultivar baxijiao chromosome BXJ3-1, Cavendish_Baxijiao_AAA, whole genome shotgun sequence genome, the window GAAATTTCTAAATGTCTTGGAGTGACTACATGCTACATATACTACCAATATACAGTTGGAATACTTGTAAAGGTAgacttacaagttaaattatacaTTATACCTTATTAGCAACAATTTTCACCAGAAGGATTGTCATGTTAGAGTTGGAGGTGGATCCATGTCAAGTTCTTAATAAGtcttgattagtaacatgataaaGATGCTACTAATTCGATGACGCATTAGCTGACAAAATCATAAACAAGTGACAAGCATAAAAGCATGGAGGAATTTGCAGCCATGATCTATAATtttaaaagcaaaaaagaaaagacatcGAGCTCAAATTGTTGCTCATTCAAATTGAGAAAGTGCTAGTAAGATGAAGGTAATACATCGAGCTATGTTGCTGTTTAACATTTTAtgtttaatacaaaaaataagataaaattagTATGTTAGAAGTAGAACTCACTTGTAAGCTTCAGCTAACTGACCATATTCCACAGCAAGATCTGGGTTGCTCTGTTCTGATAGAATTATCACTGTTTTGAATATCCTACCATAGAGCAATCTCCACTCTAGAGCAGTACGATCCACAGGCGCACTGCAATACACGATAAGAACAATGTTTCCCAAGTGCTTTCTCCACCTTATAAGGTTCCCAATCTCGTAGTTTACTGTCCCGACCTCATCAACCCCAAGGTGCACAGATGGTAGCTTCTTGGGAATGAACTCCCTTGTATCTCCATGCCCAATATTTGCTCGAGGTCGGTCCAACTCCAAGGACATCAGCCTTGGCTGCTGGTATCCAATGGCGAGCAAGTCCTGTAGCCATGCAGCCGTGAACTGTACATCCTGCtctgtccaaaatccttcctctGCCATCACATAGCTCAAATGCAAAATCCTCTCGAACAGTGTTTGTTTGCTCGATCTCCAGGATACCAAAAACTTGATGAGACGGCCAACATTCACATGGAGGTCTTTCTCTTCCACGAAAGGATACGACTGTGCCTCGTCCACCCGGTGGATGGTCGGCGGATAGACGGCCACGAATCCGCCGATCTCCCACAGCATCCTCTGCGCCCAATAGCCCCTGAGCACATCCGAAGCCATCGAGCTCACAGAGACGGGGAGCATGAGGCCCCAGAATGCTTGTGCGTGGAAGATGGTGTTGAACGAGTTGACAGGCACCATGAGGCCCTGGGGCAGCGCAAGCTTGGGGGCGTCCTCGTCGAAACGGATGTCGAACGACTCAAAGTCCGAGGACTTGCGGGTGAAGTAGAAAACGGAATCCACGTCGGGGAGACCATCGGAGAGGCCCTGCTGGATGAACTGCCGGCCACTGTACACCTCGGTGTAGAACTCCTCGTGCCCGACGTCGCCGACATTTTCCAGCGGCAGCCCCCTTGGCCACACGGACCTCTGCCCGAAGTGGACGTAAGGGTTCACCACCGTCCGATTGGGTTCTGCATGGCTGTACTGTAGGAGGATAGGGTGCTTGGGGGCGGCAGCAGCAGCCTCGCCCACAAGGTCCAGATCGAAGTGTTTGCCGAGGTCGCCGCCCAGGACCTCGGCGCGGTCATCCGCATCGAAGATCACTTTGGCGCCGTGTTGGATGGCGAAGAGGTAGCCGACAGACTTGCGGACGTGAGAGTTGTAAGGGAGATAGTCAACGGTGCGGAAGCCAAGTCTGGCCTGCTGATCCAGGGAGAGGAAGATGGCGCCTTTGAGGGACCAGTCGGGCGGAGTGACGGAGTTGCCCACGGCGAGGAGCTGCCAGCCCTTGATCCTGGCGAGGGCGCGGAGGGAGCCGGTCGGGTAGGCGGACACGGAGACGATGATCCACCGGTCGGAGCGGAAGGAGGCATAGGGCGAGGCGGAGGGATCGAGGGGCTTGATCGGGGGAACGGAGTTCCACGATATTTGGGGATAGATGATCCGGGAAGCGGCGGACGAAGCGGAACGGGTGGTCTTCTCGAAGCAGAGGAGGGCGGCGGTGTCGCCGGCGCTTCTGAGGAAGAAAATGGCGGCGACGGTGGCGACGAGGAAGCAGACGGCAAGGATCTTGTAGAGGTTGTCGGACGCCCAGGTGGAGAAGTCGAGGCTTTTGGCAGGCAcgaggcggcggcggtggtggtcacGGTCGGAAGCGGGAAGCGGCGAGGAAAGGGGCTTGGGAGGCTTAGGGCCGGACCGGTCTTGGACCAGCATTTGACTCGGTCCGATTGGGTACGAATCGGACGGAACTGCCTGCTTAGCGCAGATGGGAATGAGGCCAAAGATCTCGCAGATCTACCGACAGATCAAAGAAGGCATGGCGATGGcctccgcctccgcgtcctcctcctcctcctccgatctCCCTTTGGCTTCAGGCTAAAGTAGGGTGGCGGAGGCAAGGCAGTTGTTGCTGCGGACAGACGGAAGATTGCAGTTCAAGCGTCGCTTTCTCTGGCCTACGACGTGAGCTCGCAAATTGCTTTCTGGTATCCTATCCGATCGGAGTCGTCTTTGCAGTCGCTGAGATCTTCATTGCAGCCTTCATTGGCTGGTCCAAACTCGGGAATCAATGTTAAATTGCAAATGAATTTTAATTCATATGACATCCTTCCGTTGGAAAATTacaaatgaattttttttcttaaataaataaatatactttTGATATTACTTTCACTTTATGTTAAACTGATTAATCGAATCATTccatcttctctttttcttttcttttttcttatcctCTCTTTAATTACACCTCGAAAAGAAAGAAAGTCTGAGATTAAATTGAAGTTTTATCAATTAAATTAGCTAATAAATATTTTTGCTATATAAAATCTTACCTAATAAAAAACTAACCACTAGTCCAATATAATTAATATCCATCCTTTTCAGAGCTGTTACAAAGGAAAGCCTGAGGGATTTCACAGGCAACTTTGAACTGAAGCTACATAATGTTCAGTCACTGGCCACTTGTGACTTTTGGGAGTCAGCCAGTGGGCTCAAACTACATTTTAGAACATCCTGATGGATCTATTTTGACTTCGAGTTGCAAGTATAGTGTTCTCTCGTACCCAATCTAAATGTTTGGGCAATTAGGGGTGATAAAATTGCACATCATCTAATTTCTGGatcattttgattttttattgtacgattatttagagtttgtaaaatttgtttataatttgtattgattatgaggtgttttttgaaatatttatttgtggatcccaaatgaggtattttttctaacccgttttctaTTTTGTAGATCCTaaaggaccataagaggtttcggggaggttaaCTTTTACGAATGGACACGTAAAAATACCGTATGATTTAGGCAAAATCAACTAACTCCATGATAGATAAACTATCATTTAGCCAATGAGTTGTTTTAACTAAGatataacatatacaaaaatatTGAGTCAATATCTTATCTCAAAATTTTGCTACTTAAATAGACATCTAAATAAGATAACAAACACATCTAGAGCTAGCTCCATTAAGATGGGGTAATAAATTCTCAAGTCAATTTTTTACTAATCCTGATACTCCTTTTGATTTCCTAACAATGGAATGAtatagtaatatttttttttaaaatattgagATATTCGAATTGATTAGTATATTATTACATAAAGCATATGTCTCAGATCTGATTATGAACGTCATATACTTCATTttagtataatatttttttttttatttttaaattttttaagaggatacatattctttttttgtttttagtaTTTAAATTATTCCTTTAAATTtaagtttgaaaaagaaaaaataattagtgaaattgataagatatattttagttatatgaaaatttaaatactttttcttAATGAGAATGGTTTTATACatataggatttttttttatattgagtTTGATTAGATTGTTCAAAACCAAGATAGTTGCACGTTTATATTGATTGCTTAAAAAGGATAAATATGTAATATTTAATTGGAaggatacatataatatatattaaatttagagAAGAGGAGTATGTATGATATTTCAAAACTTTGAAGGAAAATATGTTAAGACcttcgaaaataaaaaaaataaaaataaaaaaaggaggttttttgaaataaatttcTCTAAAAAACCCTTTTCACTTTttatctaacttttttttttatttattctcgcAAAACAACATTTAGTTTCTAAAAGATGAAATTATATCTAGCATTCACTCTATCAATCGTTGCCTCGACTTTGTTGCGGCAATCTTCATACATAGTTTTTGCTTCTCATCCATCACCTTCATTTTATATTTACTTtttctctcctcttcctctttgtcatcGTGATCAATTATTGTCATCACACGTAAGGCCCTGTCATCGTCGCTTTTCCTCTCATCTTTTTTTATCTCATTTCACCTATCTTTATTATTATGATCATTATTGCCCTCACATCGTATCCTCTTTCATATTGTCTATAACTATTAATTCTACGAGAAAGCTAATGGTGCATCGATATAATGAATAGGCTAGTGAGGCCGATgggtaattttattattttattattttattattatttaataaaaactgTTTTACGAAAATAAATCGAAAATGAAacgctaataaataaaaaaaggaaaaaaactgagggtttttttatatatataaaaagggaACTTGCCCGGTTTCATGTGAGTTGGTAAGTTTCATCTGCAAATAACCCAAAGAGGCATAAAACCCTCGGCCAAGCGGTCGCCTCGCAGCTAAAACCCTAATCGTTGTTTCTCCGGATCGTCGTCGATGGCGGAGCTCAAGAAGCTATCGGAGGCGCGCGACCTGACGCGGATCGAGCGCATCGGGGCGCACTCCCACATCCGAGGGCTCGGCCTCGACGCGGCGCTCGAGGCTCGTGCCGTGTCGGAGGGCATGGTGGGCCAGTGCGCCGCCCGCAAGGCCGCCGGCCTGATCCTCAACCTCATCAAGGAAGGCAAGATCGCTGGCCGAGCCATCCTTCTCGCCGGTCAGCCCGGCACCGGGAAGACCGCCGTCGCCATGGGGCTCGCTAAGTCCCTCGGCGCCGAGACCCCCTTCGCCGCCGTCTCTGCTTCCGAGATCTTCTCCCTCGAGATGTCCAAGACCGAGGCCCTCACCCAGGCATTCCGCAAGGCCATTGGCGTACGCATTAAGGAGGAGGCCGAGATCATCGAGGGCGAGGTCGTCGAGATCTCCATCGACCGACCTGCCGCCGGCGCTGGGGCGTCTGCTGGCCAGTCCTCTTCAAAGACCGGAAAATTGACCCTGAAGACTACTGATATGGAGACGGTCTACGAGCTTGGAGGGAAGATGATAGAGGCTCTGGGTAGGGAGAAGGTTCAGAGTGGGGACGTGATATCTCTGGACAGGGCATCTGGAAAGGTCACGAAGCTTGGTCGATCAATCACACGCTCGAGGGACTATGATGCCACTGGCCCAAGCACAAAGTTTGTAAGGTGCCCAGAAGGAGAGCTGCAAAAGAGGAAGGAGGTTGTGCATTGTGTCACCCTCCATGAGATCGATGTCATCAATAGCAGGTATAGGATTGCCCTCTCTGTCCATATTTTAGTTTGTAATATGCTTCTGTTTTTTTATATTACATTAGTGTAAAATATCATCTTCTTAGATTCCATGAGTGCTGCCATTATTGAATTCCTGGAGAATGCCTTTTCTGAACTTTATACACTTTATGTTTTGCCTTTTTCCTTTGTGAAGAAAGATTTTCACCATGGGTCTCAAATAAAGATGACATATGAACTGAGTTCCTGCTAAGGTGTTTGTGTGTTTTTTATTTGCTTATAGGAATTTACCTTAATTTACTTTTATATTGTTAGTGATATAAAAAGCTTGTTCTTTTTCTCACTAGAATTTGATGTTGACTGAGAACAATGGGCCTACTAGGACCATTGTAAAATTAAAAAAGATTACCAACTTAGATAGTCCACTCAGAGCTTGAGATATGAAAGAAATAATGCAAGTTTAATGGGGAGGTTCCTTCCGCAGGTTGATACTAGAGCTAGAAATTGTTCCAGTGTTGAAGTGCAATTTGTAATTTTAGCTTCACTTTATAAGAAAACAAATTTAGTCATAGTGTTATTCTTGACAATGGTATGTTTGGGTCATTTGAACtgatattattttattcttaACTTCTGCTTCTTCCATATCTAGTATTTGtactatttaatatttaattattgaaAGGTGTGAAGCTTAATGTTAAGTGCATGTTCATAAGTTCAGATTAAATGATCTGATTAGAACTACAGTGAGCTAGAATCTGGAACTTTTCATCTAAAGTTCAGATGCAGAGGTATATGACTAATTAGCGTGGTTCATGTTGTGAGGGGAGTGCATTTAGTTGGTTCGCTATTTTGTGTCATGCTACATGCGTagccactttattttgtcacttactGCAGTAGCTAATATATCTCAGTTTTGTTGAGTTGTTAGCTATATGTTTAATGCTGCAAAAAAGGGCAGTAGAtaacctaaaagctgtgaacttgatttatatgattttttgttCAATTGCTTGTTTCAAGGTTTTCTTAAATGTACTGTGAAGTAGGAATGTCTAACTTGTACTTTATTCTTATTTAGTTATTTTTATCTATAAAACTGTGAATGCCATTTCTTACATTCGACGCCAACATCAGTAATTCAGATAAAATACCGCCATTGTCCAAAATGCATAATACCATTAATCAAGGAATATAAATCATTGCACTGTCCCAGAGGTTGTAGCAGCTTCAATAATTATTTAGAATTAATGAGATGAAAATAGTAGATATTTTTATTTCCTTTCGAGTATGATGCATAAAATATTCAGTGAAGAGTCTTTGTGCAAATCAGTGTCCACTGGACGCCAATTAGTGAGATTATACACATTTAAATCTAAACTCAAGAAAAAGATTGAGAAAAAGTGTGTGAGTGTGAGTACGGTGAGAGAGGAGGTAGGGAGTCGGTCAGAGGGACTTATATAAGCCCTAAAGAGATCCCAACTGTCAATTTGACCTTTGAGGGCTGGTGTCGGTCAGAATCTGACTATTATCAATTTGTACCGGTCGGTAACAGTCGAATTTGCTCAGTATGTCTTATATCAGGCTGAACCACTAGTCGGACTGGTAAATACTGGTGATTTCCATGCCACCTGAGATTTCATTCCTGTGTGAATATTAACTTTGCCTATCTATTAATTGCAATGTTGTAGGAGTATTTACTTAAAATAAAGATGTTGCATCACTTATTTTGTTTAATACCGTCGTACTTTGCCTTGATCACTTTacaaacgaaatttttttttggtgGTAGAGCATTTCAACATTTGATCAATTGCTTAATAGGTTAATAATGTCAAATAATGGTGTGCCTTTAGAGTATTTGTAGTTCAAGAATTAAGGAATACATTGGTCTAGATGCTTTTCTGTACATAGAAGCTTGatataagcataatgatagttggGAAGTGGTTGCTGATGGTTAATATTCTATATAGCCTGTCAATGTTACTTGGCCCTTGTCAGCGCACATGCAAAATCAGACATAAACATGACCATTGACACATATGCAGATGCACACACAAAAGTATGCAGACATGCATGCACGcgtgcatatatgtatatgtatgaacaCGAGTGGTATAGTTTACTTGAGGTAATCAATGCCGCTGGATAACTTTAGCATCAAACTCGGTGCCTAATTCATGTGATggatgtgttaaactcttaaatcCACAAGCAGATGCTATATCTCACGTGTCCAGGATATGCTATCAGTATCCTCTTGTTCAGGTTAGTCACATGGAACTATCTGAGGAACATCCACCCTATAAGTGTCAAGACAATttaaagaagggaaagggcaatagAGACCCAGCAACAGAACTTTCATAATACACAACAAAAGGCTCCTTTCTTGAGCATAGGTCTGTCATTATGAGCTTACTTGGCATGATGTCCAAATAAGTTAGTAACTTGTTAACCTTGTGCAACTTAAACCATCTCATGTATTTGGTATCAGGTCTCTCCTCTTGTGCATTTGGTAAGTCTGCCTTCTTGCACATATAGTATTATGATGGAACTGAAGTTCTTTACAAACAATTTCTGGGAGTATAAAACATTTGGGTCCTAATGAGCTTGAGCAAATTATAAATATGCTAgtggtttattttttttttacaccTATTGTATCATGTGTTCTATTTGTACATTCTTAGCAATACTTGTGAAAGGTCTCTCAGATTGTTTAGTGGATTAGTATGAATTAGGCTTGGACTACCAGCCAGTCTTACATCCAACTCTGATCTCAACATTATCTAGATTTTCTTCTTCTGCTTATTCTTAAGCATTCTCTTTATAACATGCTATGGCATGAACTTCAGAACGCAGGGTTTTCTTGCACTTTTCACTGGCGACACTGGTGAAATCCGATCTGAAGTGAGAGAACAGATTGATTCGAAGGTTTCAGAGTGGAAAGAGGAAGGAAAGGCTGAAATCATACCTGGTGTCCTGTTCATCGACGAGGTTCATATGCTGGACATTGAGTGCTTTTCCTTTCTCAACCGAGCATTGGAGAATGAGATGGCTCCAATACTGGTCATTGCAACAAATCGCGGGATCACTACAATCCGTGGAACCAACTACCGATCACCTCATGGAATTCCTGCTGATTTCTTAGATCGCCTCCTCATCGTAACTACTCAGCCATATACAGAGGAAGAAATTGGCAAGATTATTGAAATCAGGtgtgaagaagaagaggttgagaTGTCCAAGGACGCAAAGCTCCTGCTAACAAAGATTGGGGTCGAGACATCCCTGAGATATGCCATCCACCTAATCACATCGGCTGCACTGGTTTCTCTGAAGCGCAAGGGAAAGATGGTTGAGATGGATGACATAAGCAGAGTTTACCGGTTGTTTCTTGATGTGAAGAGATCCACGCAGTATCTTATGGAATATCAGAACCAGTACATGTTTAATGAAGTGCCCAGTGTGGGTGAAGAAGTTGAATCTATGCAGTCTTGATTTGTCTTGGGTCGAAATGGACTTTTGCCTTCCTTCTTGTATTACTGGCTTGTACTAGAAATGGACAGGAGCTGATATGCCCATTTATATCCTTTGCATTGCATTTAACTTAACTCTTGTATTTTTCTTTAGCAGCTTTTGGTTATCGAAAAATAGAGGTTTCCTTGTTTATTTAATTCACTGATTTGTAAGTTAATTAAAGCTGGTGCATCTTCTTTCATTAATCTTGCATCAGCTCAACAGATTAAACATTATGAAATCAGACATGCACATTGTGGCAGTTTAATGTTTTCTACTCTTCTCAACGTCCTTTGAGATTATTGTCCCAAGTAGGTTGGTAGTTTTtaagttaattacatattattcctaaaacatctagatttatttattttgataacgtcagttttatcaatgaaaatataaaaataaaaagtaaaaaaaaaatttaatatttcgaTGACGGCGGATAATGTTGGTGGTGGCGGACGATGGCGTTGTTGGTGTCGACACCGACATAGTTGTCGAGTGGTCTTTTGTCATTTTGTATTTGTGTTGGCACTTCGTCGTCATGGAATCAAATGGCGTCATTGTCGAAACTATCGCAAAGATCCATCACCTATTGAAGTAGGAGCTAGAGATgcaaccccctccccccccccccaactcTAAACTAGATCCACCAAGGCGTTGAGGATGCCTAGGGTGCACATGAGTGCCTCACGAGCGAAGAGAGGTTGGGGAGGGCAGCAATGACATTCTCCTAGGTCGCAGACGAGTGGTGGTAGTGGTGGTTAAGGAGGCGAGCAATAAGGAGGGGCACGACGCTAATGAGGGGGGCGTGCATCTCCCGATCTTGCTTTAATAGATGACAGATTTTCACGATGGCTTTGGTAGTGGACTTCGATTCTACGGTGATGGAGCAACGATGTAGATGCAGAATGGCAAATTTATCGCTAGGCAATTGCATCGGCGTTGATGCTAGTGACATCGTCGTCCGCTACCACCGATGCTATTTGTTACCATTAAAATGTTAAATTAACATTTTTAACTTTTGTTTTCGTGTTTTCATCGAGAAAACTGGTGTCGTTAGGGTAAATAAATATAGATGCTTCACTTTTGTCATTTTGACGATGCCAATGTAACCttttaaatataaagatcgaGATGCTAAAAGTAGAACTACAaggagtaatatataattaacttatatatttttttgtttagaTGTTGCAAATCATAGCGATATAATGCTTAACGATCGacaaactattattattattattattattattattattattattattattattttcattaacaTCGCCATTATAATTACCATTGccagtaagatttttttttatgattatcaGTATTATTATTGCTATCATTCTGAttatgattgtcattatcaatattattatcattatcattatgatTTTCaaattacattatgattatgaaCATTATCATTGTCGCTACGACATTACAATTACAATTGCTAGTTTCAATATCATTCCACTATCATTACTATTGGATTACTATTATGATTATCATTTTTATTATCAATTCCATTATTATTATGATCTAATATTACCATTACCCTATTTTCATTTATCATTATCTTCACCATGTATGCTCGGAGATTTAAAGCTTTTCCTTCACCTCTGACATCGAGCCTCATATCGACTGGACTTGCGCACACAATCTTGAGCAAGAGGTGTATCTTGAGGGAATTATTCTGAAGGAATATCCTACTCACTCTTAGATAGATATGATCTTAAAGATATAACTAATTTTGACACTAATAATCTATATGCATACATCACTATACATTAGAaattacctaaaaataattcacaTCAAATGATCAAAGGGAAAATTACCTAGAAAATTTCAAACTCGGCCCAAAGGGAACATCCTTTGCCTTTAATCACATCAAATGATAAAAaaccaaatcaaataaaaaaaaaaaacgctCCTTTTAGTTCATGTATGCTGCCTCCAAAGAGGATGAACACTCGACAGCCAATAAAATGAGAACATTTGAGAAATTATTAGGAGAAAATTACATTTCTTAACTTCGTGGGAATAGTACATAGCAGCAAGACAACATACCTAACCATGGCCTGCCACCTCCG encodes:
- the LOC135629680 gene encoding probable glycosyltransferase STELLO2, with product MLVQDRSGPKPPKPLSSPLPASDRDHHRRRLVPAKSLDFSTWASDNLYKILAVCFLVATVAAIFFLRSAGDTAALLCFEKTTRSASSAASRIIYPQISWNSVPPIKPLDPSASPYASFRSDRWIIVSVSAYPTGSLRALARIKGWQLLAVGNSVTPPDWSLKGAIFLSLDQQARLGFRTVDYLPYNSHVRKSVGYLFAIQHGAKVIFDADDRAEVLGGDLGKHFDLDLVGEAAAAAPKHPILLQYSHAEPNRTVVNPYVHFGQRSVWPRGLPLENVGDVGHEEFYTEVYSGRQFIQQGLSDGLPDVDSVFYFTRKSSDFESFDIRFDEDAPKLALPQGLMVPVNSFNTIFHAQAFWGLMLPVSVSSMASDVLRGYWAQRMLWEIGGFVAVYPPTIHRVDEAQSYPFVEEKDLHVNVGRLIKFLVSWRSSKQTLFERILHLSYVMAEEGFWTEQDVQFTAAWLQDLLAIGYQQPRLMSLELDRPRANIGHGDTREFIPKKLPSVHLGVDEVGTVNYEIGNLIRWRKHLGNIVLIVYCSAPVDRTALEWRLLYGRIFKTVIILSEQSNPDLAVEYGQLAEAYKYLPKVFKKFQDAEGFLFLQDDMVLNYWNLLQADKTKLWITNKVPESWVLVSTEGNVSEWHLNQGNLVKTIVDNFPVHFQTSYKESTTDGRLVICSSEIFYVPQRLVTDFVDLVGIVGDLQIHHKIAVPMFFLAMDALENLDSSALATVVYRTNLMANDSITSYYTAKVPAVYPLKVQTENDFVKLVRLMASGDPLLLELV
- the LOC135628219 gene encoding uncharacterized protein LOC135628219; the encoded protein is MAELKKLSEARDLTRIERIGAHSHIRGLGLDAALEARAVSEGMVGQCAARKAAGLILNLIKEGKIAGRAILLAGQPGTGKTAVAMGLAKSLGAETPFAAVSASEIFSLEMSKTEALTQAFRKAIGVRIKEEAEIIEGEVVEISIDRPAAGAGASAGQSSSKTGKLTLKTTDMETVYELGGKMIEALGREKVQSGDVISLDRASGKVTKLGRSITRSRDYDATGPSTKFVRCPEGELQKRKEVVHCVTLHEIDVINSRTQGFLALFTGDTGEIRSEVREQIDSKVSEWKEEGKAEIIPGVLFIDEVHMLDIECFSFLNRALENEMAPILVIATNRGITTIRGTNYRSPHGIPADFLDRLLIVTTQPYTEEEIGKIIEIRCEEEEVEMSKDAKLLLTKIGVETSLRYAIHLITSAALVSLKRKGKMVEMDDISRVYRLFLDVKRSTQYLMEYQNQYMFNEVPSVGEEVESMQS